The Triticum dicoccoides isolate Atlit2015 ecotype Zavitan chromosome 6A, WEW_v2.0, whole genome shotgun sequence genome has a window encoding:
- the LOC119316930 gene encoding uncharacterized protein LOC119316930: MDNPDLDEAGGQKKKGRGVLKGFKASKKRFANGSAKLNITFSEKLGGTVGMNYCSFKDDVVVIMKIKLPLIGVRTWSDIHPTIHRLIVADMIDRWDLEDTPEIEEKVLKIAKEQYRGLRSTLSSTYKAYKTDTARLANLPEDLQPEEWEWMIEYFGTDSKFQDRIQTNADNRKKQKTKHIIGSKSYSQVSFEKRNLETGEEPDCIALWELTHTNDGTWSNTDSQKVYDKALQEVKIKETEGPLSSEQKNNIFQTSYKDTLECKSSQPRGYGYIAKTSTGSERFRIQIEEQARATAAT; this comes from the exons ATGGACAACCCAGATCTG GATG AAGCTGGTGGACAGAAGAAGAAAGGGCGAGGTGTTCTAAAAGGTTTTAAAGCATCTAAGAAGCGTTTTGCCAATGGATCTGCAAAGCTAAATATTACATTCTCTGAAAAATTGGGTGGTACAGTAGGAATGAACTATTGTTCGTTCAAGGATGACGTGGTAGTCATAATGAAAATAAAGCTACCACTCATTGGAGTGAGGACGTGGTCGGACATTCACCCTACCATTCATCGACTCATTGTTGCAGATATGATA GACAGATGGGACCTGGAAGATACACCAGAAATAGAAGAAAAAGTTCTCAAAATTGCGAAAGAGCAATATAGAGGCTTGCGATCAACTCTAAGCTCCACTTACAAGGCATACAAAACAGATACAGCTAGATTGGCTAATCTGCCGGAAGATTTGCAACCAGAAGAGTGGGAATGGATGATTGAGTACTTTGGCACTGATTCAAAATTTCAG GATCGCATCCAAACGAACGCTGATAACCGTAAGAAACAGAAGACAAAACACATAATCGGATCAAAATCTTACTCGCAAGTTAGTTTTGAGAAG AGAAACTTGGAAACTGGAGAAGAGCCAGATTGTATTGCTCTGTGGGAACTCACCCACACGAATGATGGAACATGGTCTAACACAGATTCCCAGAAAGTTTAC GACAAAGCACTTCAAGAGGTTAAAATCAAAGAAACTGAAGGTCCACTTTCAAGTGAGCAGAAAAACAATATTTTCCAGACCTCTTACAAAGACACTCTGGAATGCAAGTCATCGCAGCCTCGTGGGTACGGATACATTGCCAAAACTTCAACTGGTTCTGAAAGGTTTCGTATCCAGATCGAAGAGCAAGCTCGTGCTACAGCAGCCACCTAG
- the LOC119316928 gene encoding uncharacterized protein LOC119316928 produces the protein MLLKFLQSIKMPDGYASHIKRCVVLDRCKISGLKTHDCHVIFQKLLPIALCKLLPENVVNPLLQLSKFFSDLCSKELRDEHLERLSKTIPETLCQLEMIFPPAFFDIMMHLPIHLAEEARLGGPVLYRWMYPIERYLRTLKGYVRNKAQPEGSIAEGYILEECMTFCSRFVDGMPTKLSQSERHEDGGTDQPSTGISIMSIVDYSKKGFVCESLSLVEINQMRHFIITNYEETAPWIDEHLEELTSKNSPNPERQHKEEFVGWFERRITELHNDGKVSNLIYALAKGPDHLARVYNRTVLNGYFFRNSYIEQDLSTQNSGVIVKGDATTGNIDYYGVIKKIIFLDFPPDKEVVLFQCDWFDVPPANITESKGYKKNKYGIIYLDTTLHRFQGDPYILGLQAQQVFYVRDVKNPDWATVIKMNPRNLFAPSVLNGVGLDEAVEADEGGDADVLDVVDAEITVPEITIPGEITSWCRNDDEGSSIDVSVIENIKPFEFEDVQFESDDDTDDDEAYVNDGHVAPLGQEESNDDQGFFV, from the exons aTGCTCCTCAAGTTTCTGCAGAGCATTAAGATGCCTGATGGCTATGCTTCACACATTAAGCGATGTGTAGTCCTCGATCGGTGCAAGATTAGTGGACTCAAAACTCATGATTGTCATGTTATATTTCAGAAACTTCTTCCTATTGCATTGTGCAAGCTTTTGCCAGAGAATGTTGTAAACCCATTGCTTCAGCTGAGTAAATTCTTTTCTGATTTATGCTCCAAGGAGTTAAGGGATGAACATTTGGAGAGGTTGAGCAAAACAATTCCAGAAACTCTATGTCAGCTTGAGATGATCTTTCCACCAGCATTCTTTGATATTATGATGCATCTCCCAATTCATCTTGCTGAAGAGGCCCGATTGGGAGGGCCTGTCCTGTACAGATGGATGTATCCAATTGAGCGATACTTGCGTACGCTCAAAGGATATGTGCGTAACAAGGCTCAACCAGAAGGTTCTATTGCAGAGGGGTACATACTTGAAGAGTGCATGACTTTTTGCAGTCGATTCGTTGATGGAATGCCTACCAAGCTAAGTCAGTCCGAACGTCATGAAGACGGAGGTACAGATCAACCATCAACAGGAATTAGCATCATGAGTATAGTTGATTACTCCAAGAAAGGTTTTGTTtgtgaatcattgtctttggttgaGATTAATCAAATGAGGCATTTCATAATAACAAACTATGAGGAAACCGCGCCATGGATTGA TGAACATCTTGAGGAGCTGACAAGTAAAAATTCTCCTAATCCTGAAAGGCAGCACAAGGAAGAGTTTGTTGGCTGGTTTGAGAGACGG ATCACAGAACTCCACAATGATGGGAAGGTCAGCAATCTTATTTATGCGCTAGCTAAAGGACCTGATCATCTAGCCCGTGTATACAATCGTACAGTTCTGAATGGATATTTCTTTCGGAATTCCTATATCGAGCAGGACTTGAGTACCCAAAATAGTGGCGTCATAGTCAAGGGCGATGCAACCACAGGCAATATTGATTATTATGGGGTGATCAAGAAAATCATATTTCTTGACTTTCCTCCTGATAAGGAGGTTGTTCTATTCCAGTGTGACTGGTTTGATGTGCCTCCTGCCAACATAACTGAGAGTAAGGGGTATAAGAAAAACAAATATGGAATTATTTACCTTGACACTACTCTACACCGATTCCAGGGAGACCCTTACATTCTAGGCCTCCAAGCtcaacaggttttctatgtgagagATGTGAAGAACCCTGATTGGGCAACTGTTATTAAAATGAATCCACGCAATTTGTTTGCTCCTTCTGTTTTAAATGGTGTAGGCCTTGATGAAGCTGTTGAAGCCGATGAAGGTGGTGACGCAGACGTACTGGATGTCGTCGATGCGGAAATTACAGTGCCAGAAATTACAATACCTGGAGAGATCACTAGTTGGTGCAGAAATGATGACGAAGGATCCAGCATTGATGTTTCAGTCATAGAAAATATAAAACCTTTTGAGTTTGAAGATGTCCAGTTCGAATCTGATGATGATACGGATGATGATGAGGCTTACGTAAATGATGGCCATGTTGCTCCTTTGGGACAAGAAGAATCAAATGATGACCAGGGGTTCTTTGTATAG